A DNA window from Oncorhynchus tshawytscha isolate Ot180627B unplaced genomic scaffold, Otsh_v2.0 Un_contig_6830_pilon_pilon, whole genome shotgun sequence contains the following coding sequences:
- the LOC121842867 gene encoding hairy/enhancer-of-split related with YRPW motif protein 1-like → MRRNHNYSCSSDSELDDNIEVEKDSGDENVNLDSSHDLMSPPKTTQTQARKRRRGIIEKRRRDRINNSLTDLRRLVPSAFEKQGSSKLEKAEILQITVDHLKMIHAASGQGYFEAHALAKDYRSLGFRECLSETARYLSIMEGWNSVDPLRVRLVSHLNNYASQRDIHTGLTGHPGQLAWGSALRTPSAHLPHPLLPLPQGRTLAPHSTSSPPSSCSISSSSSSSSMSSSCSTDTSVTSRLSVTAPSEALRVPPNDNLPLGLALSVSASKLSQPPPLLSSLSAFSFTTFPRVSPAALNSSGSSTALRNQPYRPWGTEIGAF, encoded by the exons ATGAGACGAAATCACAATTACAGCTGTTCATCTGATAGCGAACTTGATGACAATATAGAAGTGGAGAAGGACAGTGGTGACGAAAATGT AAACCTTGACTCTTCGCATGACTTGATGTCACCCCCGAAAACCACTCAAACTCAAGCCAGAAAACGACGCAGAGGA ATTATTGAGAAACGGCGACGTGACCGAATCAACAACAGCCTAACTGATCTCAGAAGACTTGTGCCAAGTGCGTTTGAGAAGcag GGATCGTCAAAATTGGAAAAAGCTGAAATTTTGCAGATTACTGTAGATCATTTGAAGATGATACATGCTGCCAGCGGACAAG GGTATTTTGAAGCCCACGCCCTGGCCAAGGACTACCGCAGCCTGGGCTTCAGGGAGTGTCTGTCAGAGACGGCCCGCTACCTAAGCATCATGGAGGGCTGGAACAGTGTCGACCCTCTCCGCGTACGCCTGGTCTCTCACCTCAACAACTACGCCTCTCAGAGAGACATCCACACTGGATTGACTGGACACCCTGGACAACTAGCCTGGGGCTCTGCTTTGAGGACACCCTCCGCCCACCTGCCACACCCCCTCTTACCACTCCCCCAGGGACGGACACTAGCCCCCCACAGTACCAGCAGCCcaccctcctcctgctccatctcctcctcctcctcctcctcctccatgtcatcCTCCTGTTCAACTGATACCTCAGTGACCTCCAGACTCAGCGTGACGGCCCCCTCAGAGGCACTCAGGGTGCCCCCCAATGACAATCTACCCCTGGGGCTGGCCCTGTCAGTCTCAGCCTCCAAGCTCTCCCaaccaccacccctcctctcctccctgtctgcctTCTCCTTCACTACTTTTCCCCGAGTGTCCCCGGCAGCCCTCAATTCATCAGGCTCCTCCACAGCTCTGAGAAATCAGCCTTACAGGCCCTGGGGGACTGAGATCGGGGCCTTCTGA